The following proteins come from a genomic window of Enterococcus gilvus ATCC BAA-350:
- a CDS encoding phosphatase PAP2/LCP family protein has translation MRKKMLLFSGAALAFVSLLTLSVASGAQWLKQADHFFMDHRVPNISFLTAGVGGLSKLATIGPMLLLIAGFAFLFWRKNERKLAIWSLANLIFVSGVGYVLKHLIQRSRPEQLQYISRSSYSFPSGHSLLIMTFISTIALLYLFDEKKLPRFIKLGFIFLGITIAGGRIYLGVHYFSDVLAGLLLGAGLTFGTAGVLYPYLQSKPEITADVRRTRSGRARRGTWQKVVLSGVALLVLLVSGVSVFAMKMYHSSQKMADSMYSPTARTGKVKTPEASEPMSILILGIANDSKRKTDFRANTIMVATLNNQTKETTLVSIPRDAYVEIVGADYEDKINHAHSIGGPEMIMDTVEKFLDIPIHHYVSVDMDGMQTLVDAVGGVDVNNKFAFSAEGIDYPKGKQHLNGWEALQYSRMRYEDPTGDYGRQGRQREVIELLIQKMLSTKSLFNYQKIFDGIGENGKTDLTFNQMQKILTNYHSCLTKIDSQQVQGEGFTGDGFTGEEGISYQSIPQEEVDRVKKILHTQLDLSPSTNGTN, from the coding sequence ATGCGAAAAAAAATGTTACTATTTAGCGGAGCTGCGCTCGCCTTCGTTAGCCTGCTGACTTTGTCAGTCGCAAGCGGCGCACAGTGGTTGAAACAAGCAGATCACTTTTTTATGGATCATCGAGTACCAAATATTTCTTTTTTAACAGCAGGTGTCGGAGGGCTCTCTAAGCTTGCGACGATTGGGCCGATGCTACTGCTGATTGCCGGATTTGCGTTTCTTTTTTGGCGAAAAAACGAGAGAAAGCTGGCGATCTGGTCTCTTGCCAATCTGATTTTCGTTAGTGGTGTAGGTTACGTGCTAAAGCATCTGATCCAGCGTTCACGACCAGAACAGCTTCAATACATCTCACGCTCTTCCTACAGCTTTCCAAGTGGTCACTCGTTATTGATCATGACGTTTATCAGTACCATCGCGCTATTGTATTTATTTGACGAAAAGAAGCTGCCGCGATTCATTAAATTAGGGTTTATTTTCTTAGGGATCACGATCGCAGGCGGACGGATCTATCTGGGCGTTCATTATTTCAGTGACGTACTTGCTGGACTTCTACTGGGAGCGGGTCTTACTTTTGGAACGGCGGGTGTCCTTTACCCTTATCTACAAAGTAAACCTGAGATTACTGCCGATGTTCGTCGGACACGCAGCGGACGTGCTAGAAGAGGAACCTGGCAAAAAGTCGTCTTGAGCGGTGTCGCGCTTTTGGTTCTTCTTGTTTCAGGAGTCAGTGTTTTTGCGATGAAGATGTATCACAGTTCGCAAAAAATGGCGGACTCCATGTATTCACCAACTGCGCGTACAGGCAAGGTGAAAACACCCGAAGCTTCGGAGCCGATGAGTATTTTGATTCTAGGAATCGCCAACGACTCAAAAAGAAAAACCGACTTTCGAGCGAACACGATCATGGTCGCTACGTTAAACAATCAAACAAAAGAAACCACGCTGGTGAGTATTCCTCGGGATGCCTACGTAGAGATCGTGGGTGCCGATTATGAAGATAAGATCAATCATGCGCATTCTATCGGCGGACCAGAAATGATCATGGACACGGTGGAGAAATTTTTAGATATCCCGATCCATCACTATGTGTCGGTAGATATGGATGGCATGCAGACGCTGGTCGATGCAGTTGGCGGCGTGGATGTAAACAACAAATTTGCCTTTTCCGCAGAGGGCATCGATTATCCAAAGGGAAAACAGCATTTGAATGGCTGGGAAGCCCTGCAATATTCACGGATGCGGTATGAAGACCCCACCGGAGACTATGGTCGTCAGGGAAGACAGCGGGAGGTCATCGAGTTGCTGATCCAAAAAATGCTCTCCACGAAAAGCCTCTTCAACTATCAAAAAATCTTTGATGGGATCGGGGAAAACGGAAAAACAGATTTGACCTTCAACCAAATGCAAAAGATCCTTACGAATTATCATTCCTGCTTAACCAAAATTGACAGTCAGCAGGTTCAAGGGGAAGGGTTCACAGGGGATGGATTTACAGGAGAAGAGGGCATCTCGTATCAAAGTATTCCGCAAGAAGAAGTGGATCGCGTGAAAAAAATTCTGCACACGCAATTAGATTTGTCCCCTTCGACAAACGGGACAAACTAA
- a CDS encoding sulfite exporter TauE/SafE family protein: MLSQIGILLVVGLLAGVLGSILGIGGGIILTPYLTLIMGLDIKYAIATSIVCVIATSSGATIAYLKDDMLNLRVAMFLEIATTIGAIVGALLSGVAPTGFLFVLFGSFLLFSVLNMIQKIRSKSGEEAVQVANDPLAEKLKLNGSYYDKVLNKKIDYQVEKVPGGFAMMLGAGLASGLLGIGSGVFKVTAMDTIMKMPMKPSSATSNLMMGVTAAASAMVYFFNGTILPEIAAPVALGVLAGATIGSRIMTRLKPIVIRMIFIPILLFMGLQMVLRGFGVIM, encoded by the coding sequence ATGCTTAGTCAGATTGGAATTTTACTTGTAGTCGGTTTACTGGCCGGCGTATTGGGCTCGATCTTAGGGATCGGCGGCGGCATTATTTTGACACCGTATTTGACGTTGATCATGGGATTGGACATCAAATATGCGATCGCGACCAGCATCGTCTGTGTGATCGCCACCAGTTCAGGTGCAACGATCGCTTATTTGAAGGACGACATGCTGAATTTGCGAGTGGCCATGTTTTTGGAGATCGCGACAACCATCGGAGCGATCGTTGGGGCGCTGCTTTCAGGCGTTGCGCCGACAGGCTTTCTATTTGTTTTGTTTGGCAGCTTTTTGTTATTTTCGGTCCTCAATATGATCCAAAAGATTCGCAGTAAATCTGGAGAAGAGGCTGTTCAAGTCGCCAATGATCCTTTAGCTGAAAAATTAAAATTGAACGGGTCTTATTACGATAAAGTCTTAAATAAAAAAATTGATTATCAAGTAGAAAAGGTACCGGGGGGCTTCGCCATGATGCTGGGGGCAGGACTTGCTTCGGGATTATTGGGGATCGGCAGCGGGGTCTTCAAAGTGACAGCAATGGATACCATCATGAAAATGCCGATGAAACCCTCAAGCGCCACGAGTAACTTAATGATGGGCGTCACAGCAGCGGCTTCTGCGATGGTCTACTTTTTTAATGGGACGATCTTGCCGGAGATCGCGGCACCGGTAGCGTTAGGGGTGTTAGCTGGAGCGACGATCGGTTCCCGCATCATGACACGCTTGAAGCCGATCGTGATTCGTATGATCTTTATTCCAATACTACTCTTTATGGGACTTCAAATGGTTCTTCGTGGATTTGGGGTGATCATGTAA
- a CDS encoding DUF1634 domain-containing protein: MDNKEEMLKIERSIGYILRIGVIVSAAIILVGLALLFLNPTAAHQTPTTLETIFKGMAQFNGEAFVMFGLFCLILTPVLRVVVSIFAFAKEKDYLYVAITILVLIILIIGMSFGLVE, translated from the coding sequence ATGGACAATAAAGAAGAAATGCTGAAAATCGAGCGTTCCATCGGGTACATTTTACGGATCGGTGTCATTGTTTCAGCGGCGATCATTCTAGTTGGATTGGCATTATTGTTTTTAAACCCAACAGCCGCCCACCAAACACCGACTACATTAGAAACGATTTTCAAAGGAATGGCCCAGTTCAACGGGGAAGCCTTTGTGATGTTCGGACTCTTTTGTCTGATCTTGACGCCTGTCTTGCGAGTGGTAGTTTCGATTTTTGCCTTTGCAAAAGAGAAAGACTATTTGTATGTGGCGATCACGATCCTCGTCTTGATTATTTTGATCATCGGTATGAGCTTCGGCTTAGTCGAATAA
- a CDS encoding polyprenyl synthetase family protein, whose product MKLHPMWQDYPDLAKQLTTTLHLMEDVVKLKNKKVESAVLDMIHAGGKLLRPAYQLLFAQFGPEQDEKKATALAASIEMLHTATLIHDDIVDDSELRRGLPTIRSTFGNDTAVYAGDYLFICCFKLLSDYSTSLRSLQLNSRSMEKILDGELGQMDDRYKLDQTVEEYLENISGKTAELFALSCSVGAFESGNSERFAKKAGMIGQNIGIAFQIMDDLLDYDAASDTLGKPVLEDVRQGVYSLPLIYAINQDNEELQHLLEKKNQLTAEDALAVQRLVHQLGGTTYAQQLASDYTDQALKDIRKLPDNYFNTKETLERLTRQILLRTN is encoded by the coding sequence ATGAAACTTCATCCTATGTGGCAAGATTATCCTGATCTTGCGAAGCAATTGACGACGACACTGCACTTAATGGAAGACGTCGTGAAATTAAAAAATAAAAAAGTGGAATCTGCTGTACTAGATATGATCCATGCTGGCGGCAAGCTTCTGCGCCCGGCATATCAGCTTCTATTCGCTCAATTCGGTCCTGAACAGGACGAAAAAAAAGCCACGGCCCTCGCCGCGTCGATCGAAATGCTGCACACAGCGACATTGATCCATGACGATATCGTCGATGATTCTGAATTACGCCGTGGATTGCCGACGATTCGTTCGACCTTTGGAAATGACACGGCCGTATACGCTGGCGATTATCTATTTATTTGCTGTTTCAAATTATTATCGGATTATTCAACGTCACTGAGAAGCTTGCAGCTAAATTCCCGCAGTATGGAAAAAATCCTCGATGGCGAATTGGGACAAATGGATGATCGTTACAAATTAGATCAAACAGTAGAAGAATACTTAGAAAATATTTCTGGTAAAACCGCTGAGCTCTTTGCTTTGAGCTGTTCTGTCGGTGCTTTTGAGAGCGGGAATAGTGAACGCTTCGCCAAAAAAGCTGGAATGATCGGACAAAACATCGGCATCGCTTTTCAAATCATGGACGATCTCCTCGATTACGATGCGGCTAGCGATACATTAGGCAAGCCCGTTTTGGAGGATGTCCGTCAAGGCGTCTATTCCCTGCCTTTGATTTATGCCATAAATCAGGACAACGAAGAATTGCAACACCTGTTGGAAAAGAAAAATCAACTGACGGCTGAGGATGCTTTGGCTGTCCAACGTCTGGTTCATCAATTAGGCGGCACGACCTATGCGCAGCAATTGGCATCTGATTATACGGATCAAGCCTTAAAGGACATTCGCAAATTACCGGATAATTATTTCAATACGAAGGAAACCTTAGAGCGTTTGACACGTCAAATTTTATTGCGTACTAATTAA
- a CDS encoding Gx transporter family protein, which produces MNKTQKLIYIALLVAQGVILGLIENMFPSPFAFAPGAKLGLANLITIVAIFTMPKRDSFRLIWMRLILTTLLGGTVSTFLYSMSGSLLSYFGMLLVKSLGPKRVSIIGISAAGGFLHNVGQLLVASWIAQSWTVMLYLPVMSFMGILAGIVIGIAGNYLLKHVRALQKFQLDYEQTKKSNKGSGGQPK; this is translated from the coding sequence ATGAATAAAACACAAAAGTTGATCTATATAGCCCTACTCGTCGCCCAAGGTGTTATTTTGGGCTTGATCGAGAATATGTTCCCGTCCCCTTTCGCATTTGCGCCAGGAGCAAAGTTGGGACTTGCCAATTTAATAACAATCGTTGCTATTTTTACGATGCCAAAACGCGACAGCTTTCGCCTGATTTGGATGCGTCTGATCTTAACGACCCTCTTAGGCGGAACCGTGTCAACGTTTTTATATAGTATGAGCGGCTCTTTGTTGAGTTATTTCGGCATGCTTCTCGTCAAAAGTCTCGGCCCTAAGCGTGTCAGCATCATTGGTATCAGTGCTGCCGGCGGGTTTCTTCATAACGTGGGTCAGCTTTTAGTTGCTAGCTGGATCGCTCAATCCTGGACGGTCATGCTGTACTTGCCTGTCATGTCCTTCATGGGTATCCTTGCTGGGATCGTTATCGGGATCGCTGGGAACTACCTACTGAAGCATGTACGAGCGCTGCAAAAATTCCAATTAGATTATGAGCAGACCAAGAAATCGAATAAAGGCTCAGGAGGCCAGCCAAAATGA
- a CDS encoding NusG domain II-containing protein, whose translation MKLKDLAKNSLLRPWDGLIILLLVLLSFAPVVVFSLNRASSSTQEAVLSVDGEEIKTFDLSDKSQTYTYRYEEKDGDYNLIEVKDGRIRIKEADCGDQICVRRGWIDQSGETIVCLPHKLLIEIKSSDGGEPGSVIY comes from the coding sequence TTGAAGCTGAAGGATCTTGCAAAAAATAGTTTGCTGCGCCCTTGGGATGGTCTCATTATTCTTCTTCTTGTGCTGCTCTCCTTTGCACCTGTTGTGGTCTTTAGTCTGAATCGCGCCTCTAGTTCGACACAAGAAGCGGTCCTTTCAGTCGATGGAGAAGAAATCAAAACCTTCGATCTATCTGATAAATCCCAAACCTACACGTATCGTTACGAAGAAAAAGACGGAGATTATAACCTGATCGAAGTCAAAGATGGTCGGATTCGAATCAAAGAAGCCGACTGCGGAGATCAAATCTGTGTTCGACGCGGATGGATCGACCAATCTGGCGAGACTATCGTGTGCTTGCCTCATAAATTGTTGATTGAAATCAAATCCTCAGACGGAGGGGAACCTGGCAGCGTCATTTATTAG
- a CDS encoding FAD-dependent oxidoreductase, with protein MAKEKIVVVGAGYAGVAATKFMAKKLKKDDVEITLIDRHSYHTMMTELHEVAGGRVEPEAVQYDLQRLFARQKNVSLVTDTVTGIDKDKKIVKTKLGKYPFDQLIIGMGGEPNDFGTPGVKEHGFTLWSMEDAIKIRKHIEDTVAKAAAEPDEAKRRAMLTFVVCGSGFTGIEMIGELMEWKAVLAKQHKLRPEEFTLMVVEALPTILNMLDRKDAEKAERFMMKKGIQLKKGAPITEVTADHIILKDGSQIPTNTLIWTAGVKGTSDAADFGLEAARGQRLFANEYMQAKGYEEKDIYIIGDLVHYEENSDGRPTPQIVQAAEQTGHTAAANIVAKIKNTPKHEFKSNYQGFMVSIGSKWGVANLMDKFHLSGFLAIVVKHLVNLLYFFTIRSGYYMFQYMMHEFFHIKNDRNVTRGHSSRYGNVLWSVPLRVFYGSMWLIESSKKIVGDGQYLNPTSWFGDGSWFTDKVVFPFPWLQEQVTTGASAAGAHAAEATTAATGAAGGATDAAATATHFGFSYAFGENPMPVFEKMPHWFANIMEVMMPNRDVALFMQKFMTFVEIGIALALIFGLFTWLASAATIGLTVVFCLSGMFYWVNIWFIFVAFALMNGSGRALGLDRWVIPWIQRKTGKWWYGTPRSIYGKNDSN; from the coding sequence ATGGCGAAAGAGAAAATTGTCGTTGTGGGTGCAGGGTATGCAGGTGTTGCAGCAACGAAATTTATGGCCAAGAAGTTAAAAAAAGATGATGTTGAGATCACCTTGATCGACCGTCACTCTTACCATACAATGATGACCGAATTACACGAAGTAGCGGGCGGACGGGTAGAACCGGAGGCTGTGCAATACGACCTACAACGTTTATTTGCTCGTCAGAAGAATGTTTCATTAGTGACAGATACAGTTACTGGGATCGACAAAGACAAAAAGATCGTTAAAACGAAGTTAGGCAAATACCCATTTGATCAACTGATCATCGGTATGGGTGGTGAACCAAATGACTTTGGTACTCCTGGCGTGAAGGAACACGGATTTACGTTGTGGTCCATGGAAGATGCGATCAAGATCAGAAAACACATCGAAGATACCGTGGCAAAAGCAGCCGCAGAACCAGATGAAGCAAAACGTCGCGCGATGTTGACCTTTGTCGTTTGTGGATCAGGATTCACAGGAATCGAAATGATCGGCGAATTGATGGAATGGAAAGCGGTTTTAGCGAAACAGCACAAATTGCGTCCTGAAGAATTCACATTGATGGTCGTAGAAGCCCTTCCTACTATCTTGAATATGCTGGATCGGAAAGATGCTGAAAAAGCAGAACGCTTCATGATGAAAAAAGGCATCCAATTGAAAAAAGGCGCCCCTATCACTGAAGTAACCGCAGATCACATCATTTTGAAGGATGGTTCACAAATCCCTACAAACACCTTGATCTGGACTGCCGGAGTCAAAGGAACTTCTGACGCGGCGGACTTTGGACTTGAAGCTGCGCGCGGGCAACGGTTATTCGCCAACGAGTACATGCAAGCAAAAGGCTACGAAGAGAAAGACATCTATATTATCGGTGACTTGGTTCATTACGAAGAGAACAGCGATGGCCGCCCTACTCCGCAGATCGTTCAAGCAGCGGAACAAACAGGACACACGGCAGCAGCGAATATTGTCGCGAAGATCAAGAACACACCAAAACACGAATTCAAAAGCAATTATCAAGGATTTATGGTTTCGATCGGTTCTAAATGGGGCGTCGCGAACTTGATGGACAAGTTCCACCTGTCTGGTTTTCTGGCGATCGTCGTAAAACATTTAGTGAACCTGTTGTACTTCTTCACGATTCGTTCTGGGTACTACATGTTCCAATACATGATGCATGAATTCTTCCATATCAAGAATGATCGCAATGTTACGCGTGGACATTCTTCCCGTTACGGCAATGTTTTATGGAGCGTGCCATTGCGTGTCTTCTATGGCTCAATGTGGTTGATCGAATCTTCTAAGAAAATTGTTGGAGACGGTCAGTATTTAAATCCTACTTCTTGGTTCGGAGACGGCTCATGGTTTACAGATAAAGTGGTCTTTCCTTTCCCTTGGTTGCAAGAACAAGTGACTACTGGCGCTTCGGCGGCAGGTGCTCATGCAGCCGAAGCAACGACTGCGGCAACAGGTGCTGCTGGCGGTGCAACAGATGCCGCTGCGACAGCAACACATTTTGGCTTCAGCTATGCTTTTGGTGAAAATCCAATGCCGGTCTTTGAAAAAATGCCCCACTGGTTCGCAAACATCATGGAAGTTATGATGCCAAATAGAGACGTTGCATTGTTCATGCAGAAATTCATGACCTTTGTGGAAATCGGTATCGCTTTAGCCTTGATCTTCGGATTGTTCACTTGGTTGGCAAGTGCTGCGACGATCGGTTTGACTGTTGTCTTCTGTCTGTCAGGCATGTTCTACTGGGTCAACATCTGGTTTATCTTCGTTGCCTTTGCTTTGATGAACGGCTCTGGTCGTGCACTAGGACTTGACCGTTGGGTGATTCCTTGGATTCAACGTAAAACAGGCAAATGGTGGTATGGTACGCCACGATCCATTTATGGAAAAAACGATTCAAATTAA
- the pplA gene encoding extracellular electron transfer flavoprotein PplA codes for MKMKKIVSGFAVVAFSTLALAACGGNNDKDAASSSSSTASSSEAAKPAEKEAGGDLKDGTYKLEEKNYANGYRVVFDMTVKDGKITKSNYDYLNEDGKSKQKDADYEKKMKEKTKTGPKEYIPELNKSLEQTQNPDAVEVVTGATHSSESFKNYSQQLVQAAQAGKTDTIEIDNGADLKDGTYKLEEKNYSNGYRTDFSITVAGGKITESNYDNVDKDGKSKKDDADYEKNMKAKSGVGPKEYIEDLNKGLVEKGAPADVEVVTGATHSSHAFQTYAAQLVNAAEKGNTETIQVDNIVMKK; via the coding sequence ATGAAAATGAAAAAAATAGTATCAGGGTTTGCTGTCGTTGCATTTTCTACACTAGCTTTAGCTGCTTGCGGCGGAAACAATGATAAAGACGCTGCGTCAAGCTCAAGTTCAACTGCAAGTTCTTCAGAAGCTGCAAAACCAGCAGAAAAAGAAGCAGGCGGCGATTTAAAAGACGGAACATACAAGCTTGAAGAAAAAAATTATGCAAATGGCTATCGCGTTGTCTTCGATATGACAGTTAAAGATGGCAAAATCACAAAATCAAATTATGATTATCTGAACGAAGACGGCAAATCAAAACAAAAAGATGCCGACTACGAAAAGAAAATGAAAGAAAAAACAAAAACTGGTCCTAAAGAATACATTCCAGAATTGAATAAATCTTTAGAACAAACGCAAAATCCAGATGCGGTTGAAGTAGTGACAGGCGCGACTCATTCAAGCGAAAGCTTCAAAAACTACTCTCAACAATTAGTACAAGCTGCTCAAGCTGGTAAAACAGATACGATTGAAATCGACAATGGTGCGGACTTGAAAGACGGCACGTACAAATTAGAAGAAAAGAACTATTCTAACGGCTACCGTACAGACTTCAGTATTACTGTTGCTGGTGGGAAAATCACTGAATCAAACTACGATAACGTGGACAAAGACGGCAAATCTAAAAAAGATGACGCTGACTACGAAAAGAACATGAAAGCTAAAAGCGGTGTAGGACCAAAAGAATACATCGAAGACTTGAACAAAGGCTTAGTAGAAAAAGGCGCTCCAGCAGATGTAGAAGTTGTCACTGGTGCTACTCATTCTTCACACGCTTTCCAAACATATGCAGCACAATTAGTAAACGCTGCAGAAAAAGGCAACACAGAAACAATCCAAGTAGACAACATCGTAATGAAAAAATAA
- a CDS encoding FAD:protein FMN transferase yields MKKRALILVFGLLTIFLAACGGSKPKINQKPYEDKQFLMGTYVQMRIYDDGKKEVLKPAFKRVKELADKITVNQKGSEIDEINQEAGVKPVKVTDDMYYLLKEAYKYSEDSKGGFDMAIGSITSLWRIGFPDARKPDQSEIDQALKLVNYHDVVFNDDEQTVFLKEKGMKLDLGAIAKGYITDEVVKVMKENGVTTAIIDLGGNVFVMGNSPRGNQKEDWTVGIQDPNQARNVVLGSVPETNMSLVTSGIYERYLEVDGKTYHHLFNPKTGYPFDNDLAGVTIVSKKSIDGDGLSTAVFSMGVKDGMKYVEDLKDTEAIFVTRDDKVYVTSGLKDVFELNKEAGYTMGDEKDMN; encoded by the coding sequence GTGAAAAAACGAGCATTAATTTTGGTTTTTGGTCTATTAACGATTTTTCTAGCGGCCTGTGGAGGCAGCAAACCGAAGATCAATCAAAAACCTTATGAAGATAAACAGTTTTTAATGGGTACATATGTCCAAATGCGCATCTATGATGATGGGAAAAAAGAGGTCTTGAAGCCTGCCTTTAAGCGGGTAAAAGAATTGGCGGATAAAATCACGGTCAATCAGAAGGGTTCCGAGATTGACGAGATCAATCAAGAGGCGGGCGTAAAGCCAGTTAAAGTTACCGATGATATGTATTATTTGCTGAAAGAAGCCTACAAATACAGTGAAGATTCAAAGGGCGGCTTTGACATGGCGATCGGCTCGATCACTTCGCTATGGCGAATCGGCTTCCCTGATGCGCGCAAGCCGGATCAAAGTGAGATCGATCAAGCCTTGAAGCTGGTCAATTATCACGATGTGGTATTCAACGATGATGAACAAACGGTCTTTCTAAAAGAAAAGGGCATGAAATTGGACCTAGGTGCCATCGCCAAAGGCTATATTACAGATGAAGTCGTGAAAGTCATGAAGGAAAATGGTGTAACTACAGCGATCATCGACCTTGGAGGAAATGTCTTTGTAATGGGGAACAGTCCTCGTGGAAATCAAAAGGAAGATTGGACCGTGGGGATTCAAGACCCAAACCAGGCTCGAAATGTCGTTTTAGGAAGTGTTCCTGAGACCAATATGTCACTAGTCACTTCTGGAATTTACGAACGCTATCTGGAAGTAGATGGAAAGACGTACCATCATCTGTTCAATCCGAAGACGGGGTATCCTTTTGATAACGATCTTGCAGGCGTAACGATCGTGTCGAAAAAATCCATTGACGGGGACGGTCTGTCTACGGCAGTCTTTTCAATGGGCGTGAAAGATGGGATGAAGTACGTGGAGGATCTAAAGGATACGGAAGCTATTTTCGTTACACGCGATGACAAAGTCTATGTGACCTCTGGCCTGAAGGATGTCTTCGAGCTGAACAAAGAGGCAGGCTATACGATGGGCGACGAGAAGGATATGAACTAA